The sequence GAGGGTGAGGATCCCCATCCCGACGGCGATCCCTGCGATGGTCAGTCCGCTCACCAGGGCGGTGGTCTGGTCGAGCAGGCTGGTCGCCGGAATGAGCGTGCTCTGCCCGGCGAACGGGTATCCCGGGCCGCCGAACGCCCAGACGATGCCGAGCACGGCGTAGGCCAGCGACCAGGCGCCGGCGACCAGCGCCGGGAGGCGGCCGCGCCGGTCCGTGGTGAGGCGGACGGAGGGCGCCCGATCACGGCCGGCGCGGCGTGGAACAGGGGTGGTGGTCTTCATGTCTCCACCCTCGCGACCGGCCGCCGGTGGGCACATCGTCACCGAGTACCGACCCCGTCCTCCGCAGGAACGACCCGCACCCACCGGCGAGGCTGACCCATGCCGCGAACTCGTGTGATGTCGAACCCGGTGTCAGAGTGGGGGCAGCGCTCCGCTCCGCCTCCGACCACGGAGCAGCCGGGGCGCGCCGATCCCTAGGAGAAGAAGATGACCCATGTTGACCTGCTGATCGCCGGGGCTGGACTGGCTGCCGCATCGCTGATCGACGAGCTCCGGGATCGGGGCGACGACCGCTCAGTACTTCTGGTGGGTGACGAGGGCGAGCGCCCCTATGAGCGGCCACCGCTGTCCAAGGAGGTACTGCTCGGGCAGGAGCCGGTGGAGTCGGCCTACGTGCACGATCTAGCGCACTACGAGACCCACGGCGTGCAGACCACCTTGAGCGACGCCGTCGCCGGTATCGCCCCGGACAGCCGGAGGATCCAGCTGGCTTCCGGTACCGAGGTGGGCTATACCGATCTGGTGCTCGCCACCGGCGCCACCCCGCGCAGGCTGCCGATCGACGGGATGGATCTGCCGGGAGTGCACACGCTGCGCCGGATCGGTGATGCCGAGGCGATCAAGGCGACCTTCGGCGAAGGCAGGCGTCTGGTGGTGATCGGTGCCGGCTGGATCGGCCTCGAGGTAGCCGCGGCCGCCCGGCAGGCGGGTACTCAGGTGACCGTGCTGGAGGCGGCAGACGTACCGTTGCAGGCCACGATGGGTGCCGAGCTCGGGAGCTACTTCGCTCGGCTGCACACCTCCCGCGGCGTGGACCTGCGCACCGGGACCGCCGCAACCGCGATCGAGGGTGCGGACCGGGTCACCGGAGTGCAGGTCGACGGAAAGACGCTGCCGGCCGATACCGTGCTGGTGGCAGTCGGCGCGGCCCCGAACACCGGACTCGCCGAGTCGGCCGAGCTGGATGTGGAGAACGGGATCCTGGTGGACGAACGGCTGCGCGCGGCGGACCACATCTACGCGATCGGGGACGTGGCCCATGCCGTGAACACCGCACTCGGGCAGCGGGTGCGGGTGGAGCACTGGGACAACGCGATCCGGCAAGGCAAGCTCGCCGCGAAGGTCTTGATCGGCACCGACGAGGTCTACGACTGGCAGCCCTACTTCTTCACCGACCAGTACGACCTGGGGATGGAATACGTCGGTCGTGGACTGCCGGAGGACCGCGTGGTGATCCGCGGTGAGCTTGAGTCCGGGGAGTTTCTCGCCTTCTGGCTGCGCTCCGGGG is a genomic window of Ruania zhangjianzhongii containing:
- a CDS encoding NAD(P)/FAD-dependent oxidoreductase translates to MTHVDLLIAGAGLAAASLIDELRDRGDDRSVLLVGDEGERPYERPPLSKEVLLGQEPVESAYVHDLAHYETHGVQTTLSDAVAGIAPDSRRIQLASGTEVGYTDLVLATGATPRRLPIDGMDLPGVHTLRRIGDAEAIKATFGEGRRLVVIGAGWIGLEVAAAARQAGTQVTVLEAADVPLQATMGAELGSYFARLHTSRGVDLRTGTAATAIEGADRVTGVQVDGKTLPADTVLVAVGAAPNTGLAESAELDVENGILVDERLRAADHIYAIGDVAHAVNTALGQRVRVEHWDNAIRQGKLAAKVLIGTDEVYDWQPYFFTDQYDLGMEYVGRGLPEDRVVIRGELESGEFLAFWLRSGVLTAAMNVNIWDVSDQLRAHIGREIAPERLADEAVPLADL